One Jeotgalicoccus saudimassiliensis DNA window includes the following coding sequences:
- a CDS encoding threonine/serine exporter family protein has translation MLAARILLEAGAEGTRTEDTMNYIASHYGFIQNNSFVTNTVINFILHDQSYPRIYRIKERNTNLIKISKVNSVSRKLVRDELTLEEAFGLLEKIYITTKDHPVWFKTIAGALIALSFLYLQDGLPIDIFTTLAGGALGICITEIIKRRTPTQFIPEFFGGLTIALTVVTGHYYIPGGDLSTMLISSVMPIVPGVLITNAIQDLFGGHMMMFTTKSSEALVTSFAIGAGVSSVLIFV, from the coding sequence ATGCTCGCAGCACGCATACTGCTTGAAGCGGGTGCTGAAGGAACGCGTACTGAAGACACGATGAATTACATAGCTTCACATTACGGTTTCATTCAAAATAACAGTTTTGTCACAAACACTGTGATTAACTTTATACTGCATGACCAGTCATATCCGAGAATATACCGGATTAAAGAAAGAAACACCAACTTAATCAAAATTTCCAAAGTGAACAGTGTGTCACGAAAACTGGTGCGGGATGAACTGACGCTGGAAGAAGCGTTTGGTCTGCTTGAAAAAATATATATCACCACAAAAGACCATCCGGTCTGGTTTAAAACGATAGCGGGTGCACTGATTGCGCTCAGCTTCCTGTATTTACAGGACGGTCTTCCGATAGATATTTTCACGACACTTGCCGGCGGGGCGCTTGGTATTTGTATCACGGAAATTATTAAAAGACGGACGCCAACCCAGTTTATACCGGAATTTTTCGGCGGACTTACCATCGCATTAACAGTCGTCACCGGACATTATTATATTCCCGGCGGGGATTTATCGACGATGCTGATTTCGTCGGTTATGCCGATTGTTCCTGGTGTGCTGATTACTAACGCAATTCAGGATTTATTTGGCGGACATATGATGATGTTTACAACTAAGTCATCGGAAGCACTGGTCACGTCATTTGCGATAGGTGCAGGCGTATCTTCCGTTCTAATATTCGTTTAA
- a CDS encoding patatin-like phospholipase family protein, whose amino-acid sequence MNDTGLVLEGGGMRGLYTAGVLEYFAQHDIHFPYIIGVSAGACMAASYLSEQQGRNRTVSIDFVNDKRYLSFSNFIRKGELFGMDFIFDEIPNNIVPLDVKKIINGPDEFVVVTTNCETGEPMYFYKEDYDEKTLGKLLRASSSIPFFADAVEHEGRYMLDGGIVDPLPIIKAESDGYAKNVVVLTKPKGYYKKQSRMSTMINYKKYPKVDERMKVRYKHYNERLDYIFEQEKTGNIIVIAPSEDSGVGRTTRNKEKLENLYELGYKDAAEKFEAVKSLMNV is encoded by the coding sequence ATGAATGACACAGGACTTGTTCTCGAGGGCGGAGGCATGCGCGGTCTGTATACTGCGGGCGTTCTTGAGTATTTTGCACAACACGATATACATTTCCCTTATATTATCGGCGTATCTGCGGGTGCCTGTATGGCGGCATCCTACCTTTCGGAGCAGCAGGGAAGGAACCGTACGGTCAGTATTGATTTCGTGAATGATAAAAGATATTTATCATTCAGCAACTTTATACGAAAAGGAGAATTATTCGGCATGGATTTCATTTTTGATGAGATTCCAAATAATATAGTTCCGCTCGATGTTAAAAAGATTATTAACGGGCCGGATGAGTTCGTTGTCGTAACTACGAATTGCGAGACGGGTGAGCCGATGTATTTTTATAAAGAAGATTACGATGAAAAAACGCTCGGCAAATTGCTGCGTGCCTCAAGCTCAATTCCATTTTTTGCAGATGCTGTGGAACATGAAGGTCGCTATATGCTGGACGGCGGCATTGTGGATCCGCTGCCGATTATTAAAGCTGAAAGTGACGGCTATGCGAAAAATGTCGTCGTGCTGACGAAACCGAAAGGTTATTATAAAAAACAGAGCAGAATGTCGACAATGATTAACTATAAAAAGTATCCGAAAGTCGATGAACGCATGAAAGTAAGATATAAACATTATAACGAAAGACTGGATTATATTTTCGAGCAGGAGAAAACAGGCAATATTATTGTGATTGCGCCAAGTGAGGATTCAGGTGTCGGAAGAACGACGCGCAACAAGGAAAAGCTCGAAAATTTATATGAATTGGGCTACAAAGATGCAGCAGAAAAATTCGAAGCAGTAAAATCGTTAATGAATGTATAA